CGTAAAAGTACGCTTGTTACGCGCCAAGAAACTTTTAGCCGAAATTATCACACAAAATCATACCCCGTGATACGCGCGGTGCAAAAATTAGGCCCCGGCTTTCTTTTTGCCGGAGCGGCCATTGGGGTCTCACATTTGGTACAGTCTACACGAGCGGGAGCCGATTTCGGATTTGGGTTGTTGTGGGCTTTGTTACTCATCAATGCTGTAAAGTATCCCTTCTTCGAATTTGGACCGCGATATGCTTCGGCTACCGGCGAGAGTTTGCTTAAGGGTTATGAAAAATTAGGAAAAGGTGTTTTGATTGCCTATTTCGTAATTTCATTCGCCACCATGTTTACCATACAAACTGCCGTAACTATTGTAACGGCAGGAATTGCCGCTTCACTCTTCGAAAGCGGATCTATAGTACTTTGGACAGCGATAATCACGGCCATCTGCTTTGCGATTCTAATTATTGGACGCTATAAAATTCTCGATTCCCTGATGAAAATTATAGTGTTATGTCTAACTATTAGTACGCTTATTGCCGTTGGTTTGGCTATTCAACCCGAGATGGTAGTTACATTTACACAGGTGATTCCAACCGATGCGCTTTCCGTAGCTTTTTTAATTGCCTTTATGGGCTGGATGCCCGCCCCCCTCGATATTTCTATCTGGCAATCTATTTGGACCGTAGAAAAAAAGAAGCTGGATCCAACCATTACTGTGCGACAATCTCGTTTCGATTTTAATGTGGGATTTTTTACCACTATCGTTCTGGCGATAGGTTTTCTGGCCTTGGGCGCTTTGGTGATGTATGGAAGCGGCGATGGGTTTTCTTCGGAAGCCGGTACATTTGCAAATCAGTTAATTTCGATGTACACCTTCAGTTTGGGTGACGGAGCCAAAATAATTATTGGGATTGCCGCCTTAACCACAATGTTTAGTACTACTCTCACAACACTGGATGCCTCACCCCGCGTGATGCAGAGCACCACCGAAATTCTTTCGGGGAAACTATTTAAACGCGGATATTTGTTGTGGCTTTTAATTTTGGTATTCGGTACTTTGGCTATCTTTTTCTTTTTTATATCTGAAATGGGACTGCTTATAAAAGTTGCTACCATCCTATCCTTTTTAACAGCTCCGTTTTACGCTATTATCAGTTATAAACTGCTCACCGGCAAGCATACGCCCGAAGCAGCGAGGCCTTCAAAATTTATGAAGGGATATAGTATAGTCTCTATCGTGATATTAATTGCTTTTAGTATTTGGTATCTCACCACCTTATAATGCAATTTTTAGAGGGAATCTTAGTATCTTTGTCCAGCTTATGAATTCAGAAATTATAGACATTCAAAAACCTGCACCCAAACCAAAATGGCTAAGGGTAAAGCTGCCTACCGGTAAAAAATACACCGAGTTACGCGGATTGGTCGATAAATACAAATTACATACCATTTGCACCTCCGGAAGCTGCCCCAATATGGGTGAATGCTGGACCGAAGGTACCGCCACCTTTATGATTTTAGGAAATACCTGTACAAGATCCTGCGGTTTTTGCGGCGTTAAAACAGGAAGACCTGAAACAGTGGATTGGGATGAACCCGAAAAAGTAGCACGCTCCATCAAACTCATGGAAATTAAGCACGCGGTGATTACATCGGTAGATAGAGACGATTTAAAAGACATGGGTTCTATTCTTTGGGCTGAAACTATAAAAGCTATCCGACGAATGAATCCCGAAACAACTTTGGAAACACTAATTCCCGATTTTCAAGGTGTCACCCGAAATATTGACCGAATCATTGCAGTAAAACCCGAAGTGGTTTCACATAATATGGAAACGGTAAAGCGATTGACACGCGAAGTACGTATTCAGGCGAAATACGAACGCAGCCTCGAAGTACTTCGGTATTTAAAAGATCAAGGGATTGAGCGTACTAAAAGTGGCATCATGTTGGGACTTGGCGAAACCGAAGCAGAGGTATTACAAACTATGGAAGATCTTCGGAAAGTAGGTTTAAATATCGTAACGCTGGGCCAATATTTACAACCCTCAAAAAGACATCTTCCCGTAAAGGAATTTATCCACCCCGATCAATTTGCACGCTTTGAAAAAATTGGATACGAAATGGGCTTCCGTCATGTTGAAAGTGGTGCCTTGGTTCGGTCGTCTTATAAAGCGCAAAAGCATCTTACCTAGCTTCAGTCAATGGAAAAGAGCATAAAAATTGGAATTAACGGCTTCGGGCGAATTGGTCGCACACTCTTTAGGCTGTTGTTGCATCACCCTTCAATAGAAGTTGTTGCGGTAAATGATATTTCAGACACAAAAACCCTAAGTCATTTGTTGAAATACGACAGTATTCACGGAATATTGAGGGAAGAAATTTCCTATTCCGAAAATGAGATTAGCGTTGCAGGGAAATCGGTTCGTTTCTCTTCGGAACGAAATATAGAAAAAATTAACTGGAGAAATGTAGACATTGTCATTGAGTGTTCCGGGAAATTTAAAACCCGGATGCAGCTTGAAAACCATATTAAAAATGGCGGTAAAAAGGTGATTTTATCAGTTCCATCGGTAGACGACAATATAAAAACAGTGGTTCTGGGCGTAAACGATTCGATTTTAAGTGCCGAAGATACCATCATTTCTAATGCTTCTTGCACCACAAATAATGCCGCTCCCATGCTTAAGATCATCAACGATTTATGTGGGGTGGAGCAAGCCTATATTACCACTGTACATTCGTATACAACAGATCAAAGTCTGCACGATCAACCGCATAGAGACTTACGTAGGGCACGGGCTGCCGGACAATCTATTGTTCCTACTACAACAGGGGCTGCAAAAGCCCTCACCAAAATATTCCCGGAATTGGCTTCGGCCATTGGTGGATGTGGTATTCGTGTTCCGGTGCCCAATGGTTCGCTAACCGACATGACAATAAATGTAAAAAATGAGGTGACTATTGAAGCTATTAATAACGCCTTTAAATTAGCATCAGAAACAAACTTAAAAAACATTTTACAGTACACCGAAGACCCAATAGTTTCTATCGATATTGTAGGGAATACACACTCCTGTATTTTTGATGCTGAAATGACTTCGGTAATAGGAAAAATGGTGAAAATTATTGGCTGGTATGACAATGAAACAGGTTATTCCTCAAGAATTGTAGATTTAATCCTACAATTTCCACAAAAATAATCTTCGGTATCGAGGAAATGACTATATTTATCGCTGAAGTACATAAGATTAATGACTAGTATCTCATTAAAATACAACATATTACTCCCCGTATTCTGCTGTTTGTTCCTGTCTCACAACCTTTTGTCACAGAGTGCAAAACAGGATACGATTGCGCTTGTCAAAAAATATCAAACTACAGCAGGAGCAGCTCTAAAGAATCAGGATTTTGAGACGGCCATCGTCAACCTGAACAAAGCAAATAAATTTCTTTCCACTTCTACCGATATGATGCTGAAGGCGGAAATCCTTTTAAGTGTTGCCCAATTGAACTATTCCCTTCAAAATTTTGATAAGGCGGCTTCCGAAGCCAATAAGGCAATTTTTATCCTCGGTCAAAAAGATGAAGAGGAAAAATTAGCGATTGCCTACTATCTGTACGGTATTATTTTAACTCAAACAGGCGACTTTGCTAATTCTGAAAAATTTCTAAAAGAATCTGATAAGGTTTTTACCAAACGAAGTGATGAAAAAAATCAAGCCAATGTTGTGCTGGCATTGGGGAATCTGGAATTAAAAAAGAAGAATTACAAAATCGCGGTGAACTATTTCGACGCTGCTATTCCCTTTTTTCAAACAAATAAGCTTCCTTTTTCTGAAGCCAATTCGCACCTCCACAGAGCGGAAGCTTTGTTATATTTACAGCCAGGTGATGTTTCCTACAACCCGATGTCGCAGGCCAAGCTTTCATTAGAAAATGCAATAGCGCTTAGTGATGCAAATGGGTATACAAAACTTAAAATAGACAGTTATAAAATTGCTTCCTACATAGCCTTGAAACAAAATGATTACATTAAGGCAGAAGCAAATCTCGAAATTTATGAACGCAGAAACGATTCTATTTATCAGGTTTATCTCAATGCAATTTCAAAGGGGGTAGATGCCGAAACAAGTGTGGGTGACCTAACCAATATTATCCTTGCTCAGAAAGACGATCTCGATAAAAAACAAAAATCGATTAACTTCGGTAAGATGACAACAGGCCTGAGTATCGCACTCATAGTAATTTTGTCACTTTTAACGCTTTCTCTTTACAAAAACAACAATTTACGAGCAAAAGCAAACGAATTGCTGCAGGACAAAAACAACGAACTTTTACTCGCAAAAGAAAAGGCAGAAAAAGCATCTTTGGCAAAAGCACAGTTCTTATCTACAATTACACATGAACTGCGAACTCCGTTGTACGCCGTAACCGGTCTTACCCATCTATTAATGGAAGAGAATCCGTTGGCACACCAAAAGGAGCATTTAAATTCGTTAAAATTTTCGGGGGAATACCTGCTTTCGCTTATTAACAACATACTGGACCTTAACAAGCTGGAAGCCAATAAGGTTGAAATAGAAAAAACTAACTTCTCGTTGAAAAAACGTATCAACGATGTGCTTATTGCCCTAAAAAAATCTGCAGACGATCGCAAGAACAACCTGCATTTGGAGTACGACGAATCCATTCCCGATAAACTTGTGGGGGATCCTTTAAAGCTGTCTCAGGTGCTTATCAATTTAATTGGAAACTCAGTCAAGTTTACTCAAAACGGTGATGTTTTTGTTCGCATTGGAAAAATTGATCAAAAGGGAAATAAAGTATCACTTCATTTTGAAATTGAAGACAATGGAGTTGGAATTTCCAAAAAGAAGCAAAAAAGTATTTTTGAAACTTTCTCTCAAGCATCGCTTCAAATTAACAGAAAATTTGGCGGAACCGGTCTGGGACTTTCCATTGTGAAAAACCTTCTGGAATTAATGGGAAGCAAGATTCAACTGGAAAGTCAGTTGGGCAAAGGTTCCAAGTTCTGGTTTAACATCAATTTTGAAGTTTCGGAAGACAGCTCGGATAGTATAAATTCAAATAATATAACCTACGAGATCGATTATGACGCGCTTGAAAACAGACGTGTTTTGGTGGTTGAAGACAATAAAATCAACCAAATGATTACTAAAAAGATCCTCGAAAAGAATAAAATGGTATGTATGGTGGCCGACAATGGGATGGAAGCTATCGAGTTGGTGAAAGAACATAACTTCGATGTAATTTTAATGGATATTCACATGCCGGGAATAAGCGGAATTGAAGCCACTCAGAAGATTCGTGAATTCAACAAAAAACTCCCAATTATAGCCCTTACGGCAGTCACCATAGATGAAAATCTGGACGATTTCTATCGCGCCGGATTTAATGAAATTATTCCGAAGCCATTTAAAACTGAAGAGTTTTTCGAAAAAATCTTCCGAACGCTTGCAGGAAGAAAATCTCCGGTAGATAGTTAATTGTAGCGGTGCTTGTCTATAGCATCAAAAATGGTTTCCACAAAGAATTCCTCCTGCTCATTTAAAATCACCGTTTTTATAGGCAAATAATACAATGCGAACTTTTCCAATTTCGGCTGTAGCCGCATATAGTCCTTTTCGGTTGTAAGTACGATTTCCTTTTTCTTTAACTTCTCAATAGTAGCATCGCTAAAATCGTGGTGATCGGGAAATTTTTCGTGCGTAAATACAAACTGTTTTCGCGTAAGAAAATCTACCAGAGGCTTCGGATTTGCAATTCCGGTTACCAGCGTAAACGGTTTGTTTCTTAGGTAGTCCAAAGATTGAATTTCAGCTTTACCATAAATAGAATCATCGTATCCTATCCGGGAAAAATAGATTTTTTGATGCGGCTTCAAATCCATCCGAAACTGAATTTCCTGCAATTTCGCATATGCCACTCCTTCAGGGCATTTGGTAACCACAATAATATCTGCTCTGTCGGCGCCGCTTCGGAATTCACGTAAATTTCCGGTTGGCAGCATATAATCTTCAATGTATAGATCGGGAAAAGAAGTTAAAAGAATAGTGGTCGATGCCTTCACTTTTCGGTGCTGAAAGGCGTCATCCAACAATATTATATCTGCTCGTTTTTGCAATTTTTCAATGCCTTCTCTCCTATCGGCACAAACGGCTACAATACTTTCGGGAAAATTCTGTTTCATTTGAAGCGGTTCATCTCCTACTTCCCAAGCGCTACTGTTTAGTGAAACCTCACGATAACCCTTTGTTTTACGCTTGTAACCCCTACTCAAAACTGCCACCTTGTATTCATCCATTAAAAAAGAAGCCAAATACTGTATCATGGGAGATTTACCGGTTCCTCCTGTCGATAAATTCCCCACACAGATGATTGGTATTTTATAGGTGCGGCTTTCCAACCAACCCTTATTGTAGGCATAATTTCGCAAGGCGGTAATTCCTCCGTATAAAATTGCAAAAGGAAAAAGGAGTTTGCGTAGTAACTTCATGCAACGAAAGTACTAATTCCCAACAAAACGTAAATCGCTTTGGTATTATTTCAGAAATAATAACTGAAACTAATTAGTTTTCAACTAACAATCATAATCTTATCTTTACCAAAATTAATTTATATGAAGGTAAAAGAAGTTGTACAGCTACTGGAAGATTTTGCTCCACTGAGCTATGCTGAAGATTTTGACAACACCGGACTTTTAGTTGGTAATTCTGAAGTTGATGTCACAGGTATTTTGGTGACATTAGACACCTTGGAAAGTGTTGTAGATGAAGCCATTTCGACCAATTGTAACTTAATTTTTAGTTTTCACCCCATTGTTTTTTCAGGATTAAAAAAAATTACCGGAAAAACCTATGTAGAGCGTGTAGTAGAAAAAGCCATTAAAAACGATATCGCATTGTTTGCGATTCACACAGCATTGGACAACTCATGGAATGGCGTAAATGCTATGATTTGTGAAAAACTAAATCTTACCAATAAGCACATTCTTCTTCCACAAAAGGGAACCATAAAAAAGTTAATCACTTTCGTGCCTGTCACCGAAGCCGAAAAAGTACGCGAGGCACTGTTTGCAGTAGGTGCGGGGGAAATTGGCAATTATTCCAATTGTAGTTTTTCACTTAAAGGAACAGGCAGTTTCCACGGAAATGAAGCTTCCAACCCAAAAATCGGGGAGCGAGGCATGACTCATTTTGAAGAAGAAATACAAATTGGAGTTACATTTCAGAAGCACTTAGAGAAGGCTGTACTGAAAGCGCTATCACAGTCGCATCCCTATGAAGAAGTCGCCTACGAGATTACAACTCTCGAAAATACCAATCAGCATATTGGCATGGGAATGGTTGGGGAATTACAAACTCCTCTCTCTGAAAAAGCTTTTTTACAGCATCTTAAAAAGACCATGAATACACAGAGTATAAGGCATTCTGCCTTCCTGAATAAAAACATAAAAAAAGTAGCCGTTTTGGGAGGAAGTGGAAGTTTTGCTATAGAAGCTGCCAAACAAGCGGGAGCCGATGTTTTTGTAAGCGCCGACTTTAAATACCACGACTTTTTTAAGGCCGAAAAATCGATTCTTTTGGCCGATATCGGGCATTACGAAAGTGAACAATACACAAAAGACTTATTAGTTGCCGTGCTTAACAAAAAAATCACTAATTTTGCACCTGCTTTATCGGCAGCTAGAGTCGTTAAATCAGAAATAAATACCAATCCTATTAGCTATTTTTAAAATATGGCAACAAAAACAGAACATACTGTAGAAGAGAAGTTAAGAGCACTATTCGATTTACAATTAATCGATTCACGCATTGACGAAATTCGAAATGTACGTGGAGAGCTTCCATTGGAAGTTGAAGATTTAGAAGATGAAGTAGCAGGAATGAATACGCGTCTTGAAAAATTGAAAACAGATCTTGGGGTGATTGAAGATGAGATTAAGGGAAAGAAAAACCTTATTGAAGAGGCCAAAGGTCTTATCAAAAAATACACTACTCAGCAAGACAATGTTCGTAACAACCGTGAATACAATTCACTAAGTAAGGAGGTTGAATTTCAAGAATTAGAAATTCAATTGGCCGAAAAACACATCAAAGAATTTAAAGCACAGATCGAGCAGAAGAAAGTTGTTATCGACGAAACTAAAGGACGATTAACAGAGCGTCAGGATCACTTAAAGCACAAGCAAGGTGAGTTGGACGAAATCCTTTCAGAAACCGAAAAAGAAGAAAAAGCACTTATAAAGAAATCGGAAGATTTCGAAAAGCAAATCGAAGAGCGCTTGGTAAAAGCATACAAACGTATTAGAACCAATGTAAAAAATGGTCTTGCGGTTGTAGCGGTTGAGCGTGGTGCTTCGGGAGGTTCCTTTTTTACCATTCCACCTCAAGTACAGATGGAAATTGCATCGCGTAAAAAAATTATTACCGATGAGCACAGCGGACGAATTTTGGTAGACCCGGAATTGGCCACTGAAGAAAAAGAAAAAATGGAGAAGCTTTTTGCCAAAGTAAAATAAAGACTTCCCAAAAATTATAACAAAGCCTTCACACCATGTGAGGGCTTTTTTTGTTAGCTTCCCTGAAAGGATTTCGACTCTTTTTCGACAGCCTTAAAAATTCAAATTATGAAAAATCACATCCTCTTATTTATATCTGTCATATTGGTCACCTTATCGGGATCCTGTAAACCTTCCAATGAAAAAAATAAGGTAGAAGAAGCAATGGCCCAAAAGGAAATTGCGCCCATTGAGGTTGAATCCATTAACGGTATGAAACGTGCCTATTTCGCTAGCGGCTGTTTCTGGTGTGTGGAAGCTGTTTACGAAAGTGTAAAAGGTGTAAAAGAAGTGATTTCAGGATATAGCGGAGGACACACTCAAAACCCTACGTATGAAAGCAGCAATACAGGCCGGACAGGTCACGCAGAGGCTGTTGAGGTAATTTACGACCCAAAGATTGTAAGTTTTGCAACACTGGTCGATGTGTATTTCGGGTCCCAGAATGTGACTCAGGTAAACGGACAAGGCCCGGACAGAGGATCTCAATATCGTTCGATTATCTTTTATCAAACCAATGAAGAAAAAAGCATAATTGATAAGAAAATTGCGTTGTTAAATGAAGCTTTGGGAAATCAGAAAGTAGCGGCACAGGTGCTTCCCTTTCAAAAATTTTGGGATGCCGAAGGATATCACCAGGATTACGAAAAACTAAATCCGAACAACCCATACATTCAAAATGTGTCCATTCCCAGATTGCGAAAATTTCAGGAGAAATTTCCGGAGTTGCTAAAAGAAACAGCCGGGCATTAATTATTGCAAAGGTTTTACTGCCTTAATTTCAAAGATTAGAGGATATTGTTTGAAGGGAAGTTCGAACAATCCATTTGGATTTTCTTCTAATCCGGGAAAGATATTATAGGGCGACGCATCGTGTTCTTGTAAGAAATCAATTTGCAGACCGGCGTCACTTAACGAAGTAATTATTTCACCCAGACCATGATTCCAGCCGTATTCCTTACTGGTTATTTTGGCATTTTTATCGGCATAACTTCCTTCGTATTCTTCATAAATTGCATCCTTTTGCTGATAACCGTACTTTAATTGTGGGGGGGAAACTGTATAATCGAACATCCAGGCAATAGGATGAAATTCGACAATATAAAACATGCCGCCGGGTTTTAAGCGTTCAGAAATCATTTGGGCCCAGGGTTTCAAATCGGGCAACCATCCAATGGTACCGTAACTGGTAATTACAATATCGAAAGTTTCTTCTATATATAAAGAAGTGTCGAGCACATTGCAACATACAAAGCGGGCATCGAGATGTAATTCGGTATTTAATTTTCCGGCCAAGGAGATTGCTACTTCCGAAATATCTACTCCCGTACATTTGGCTCCCATTCTACTCAAGCTTAACGTATCCTGTCCAAAATGGCATTGCAAATGCAATACGGATTTTCCTGTAATTGCACCTAGTGCTTCCAGTTCATAGCTATGTAAGGAAGTGACTCCTTTTTTAAATTTCTCCAAATTATAAAAATTGCTGGCAGCATGTATAGCAACGCGTTTGTTCCAGGTGTCTTTATTAATTTCGAAAGCTTTATTTACATCCATCATACTAATTTTTTACTTAACATAAACACTTGCAATATGAGTTTGATACAATTTTAACACTTGAGGTTAATTATGGTTAAACTTTTCATCAAATTTATTAAAAGTTGATACTTTAGAACTACTAATTATAAAAACCATTCATTATGAGAGATTTAATTTGGTTAATCGTTGTCATCTTACTAGTTGGCTGGCTTATTGGATATTTCGGATTCGGCGATGCCGTTGGAAGTCTTATCCATATTCTATTGGTCTTAGCTATTATTGGTATTCTATACCGATTGGCAACAGGACGTAAGCCGTGAAAAACGTAAAATAAACACTTAAAGCAATTTATTATGAAAAAAGTAATTTTGGTACTCTTTGCAGCAGGTTTACTTGCCACCAGTTTTACCAGTTGTCGCGAAAAAGAATCTGTTGGTGATAAAATTGAAGATGTCGCTGATGATGTTGAAGATGCTGTAGATTAGTTTTTAATCTGCAGCAAAGTAAACGCCCTTTTAGTTTAGTTTAAAAGGGCGTTTATACATTATAGCCTTTTGCTAAAATTTCCTTCCACTCCGGATGTCTTTTTACATATGCTGCCACAAAAGGACAAAGAGGCACCAGTTTATTTCCTTCTTCCTTTATTTGTATGAGAACTTGTTTGACCATTGAGGAGGCGATTCCTTTTCCTTCCAATTCTTTAGGAACTTCGGTATGGGTTAAATAAACACTTTCCTGCGCTCGAATGTATTCAATGAAAGCTGTTTTTCCTTCAACCTTAGTTTCAAATCGTTTCTTGTCTTTATTTTCTGAAATGCTTACATCCATCATTAAGTTTTATGTGTGCCGTCACAAAATGGTTTATTTCCACTTCTTCCGCATCGGCAAAACGCTGTAGCACGCGGTTTCTCCTCAATACGTCCGTCATCATGCGTCACAGAAAGCTTGCCGTGAACCATCAAGGGTCCGTTTTTTAATACTTCAATCTTTACGTTTTCTGAAACAGTTTCCTGCACGATATTTGGTTTTCCGGCAGCATTCATATAATAGCTCAAAGCACCGCTTGGGCATTTTTTAACAGTGCCCATGATGGCATCTGTGTTCGCATTGTCCACCTGAATCCAGGGCTTGTCCTTCGGCTTAAAAACTTCGGGAAGATTCCCCACGCACTTGGCAGAGTGTATACATACTTCCGGCTTCCAAAGAACCGTTACCTCTCCATTCGAATATTCTTTGTGTCGATCCATAGCTTAAATTTACAAAAATTATCGAAGCAGAAATAGTTTCTGTACTTTTACTGAAAACCATCAGCTATGTATAAAGTCCTCATCCTATTACCCTTTTTGTCATTAATTATTGGCTGCAAAAACGAAACAAAAACCTCGGAAGCAGCCGATGTCGATTCAGAAAAAAATCTCACTACCGCTGAAGCCATCGCTCATAAGAACGGCATACAGCATTGGTCAACTATTTCAGAATTAAAATTTACCTTTAATGTAGATCGAGGTGAAAATCATTATGAACGATCCTGGATGTGGCTTCCTAAGACCAATGACGTTACCTTAATTACAAAAGAAGACACCCTTGCGTTTAATCGTG
This genomic stretch from Ulvibacter sp. MAR_2010_11 harbors:
- a CDS encoding zinc ribbon domain-containing protein, which translates into the protein MATKTEHTVEEKLRALFDLQLIDSRIDEIRNVRGELPLEVEDLEDEVAGMNTRLEKLKTDLGVIEDEIKGKKNLIEEAKGLIKKYTTQQDNVRNNREYNSLSKEVEFQELEIQLAEKHIKEFKAQIEQKKVVIDETKGRLTERQDHLKHKQGELDEILSETEKEEKALIKKSEDFEKQIEERLVKAYKRIRTNVKNGLAVVAVERGASGGSFFTIPPQVQMEIASRKKIITDEHSGRILVDPELATEEKEKMEKLFAKVK
- a CDS encoding NRAMP family divalent metal transporter, which produces MRAVQKLGPGFLFAGAAIGVSHLVQSTRAGADFGFGLLWALLLINAVKYPFFEFGPRYASATGESLLKGYEKLGKGVLIAYFVISFATMFTIQTAVTIVTAGIAASLFESGSIVLWTAIITAICFAILIIGRYKILDSLMKIIVLCLTISTLIAVGLAIQPEMVVTFTQVIPTDALSVAFLIAFMGWMPAPLDISIWQSIWTVEKKKLDPTITVRQSRFDFNVGFFTTIVLAIGFLALGALVMYGSGDGFSSEAGTFANQLISMYTFSLGDGAKIIIGIAALTTMFSTTLTTLDASPRVMQSTTEILSGKLFKRGYLLWLLILVFGTLAIFFFFISEMGLLIKVATILSFLTAPFYAIISYKLLTGKHTPEAARPSKFMKGYSIVSIVILIAFSIWYLTTL
- a CDS encoding Nif3-like dinuclear metal center hexameric protein, producing the protein MKVKEVVQLLEDFAPLSYAEDFDNTGLLVGNSEVDVTGILVTLDTLESVVDEAISTNCNLIFSFHPIVFSGLKKITGKTYVERVVEKAIKNDIALFAIHTALDNSWNGVNAMICEKLNLTNKHILLPQKGTIKKLITFVPVTEAEKVREALFAVGAGEIGNYSNCSFSLKGTGSFHGNEASNPKIGERGMTHFEEEIQIGVTFQKHLEKAVLKALSQSHPYEEVAYEITTLENTNQHIGMGMVGELQTPLSEKAFLQHLKKTMNTQSIRHSAFLNKNIKKVAVLGGSGSFAIEAAKQAGADVFVSADFKYHDFFKAEKSILLADIGHYESEQYTKDLLVAVLNKKITNFAPALSAARVVKSEINTNPISYF
- the lipA gene encoding lipoyl synthase yields the protein MNSEIIDIQKPAPKPKWLRVKLPTGKKYTELRGLVDKYKLHTICTSGSCPNMGECWTEGTATFMILGNTCTRSCGFCGVKTGRPETVDWDEPEKVARSIKLMEIKHAVITSVDRDDLKDMGSILWAETIKAIRRMNPETTLETLIPDFQGVTRNIDRIIAVKPEVVSHNMETVKRLTREVRIQAKYERSLEVLRYLKDQGIERTKSGIMLGLGETEAEVLQTMEDLRKVGLNIVTLGQYLQPSKRHLPVKEFIHPDQFARFEKIGYEMGFRHVESGALVRSSYKAQKHLT
- a CDS encoding response regulator; amino-acid sequence: MTSISLKYNILLPVFCCLFLSHNLLSQSAKQDTIALVKKYQTTAGAALKNQDFETAIVNLNKANKFLSTSTDMMLKAEILLSVAQLNYSLQNFDKAASEANKAIFILGQKDEEEKLAIAYYLYGIILTQTGDFANSEKFLKESDKVFTKRSDEKNQANVVLALGNLELKKKNYKIAVNYFDAAIPFFQTNKLPFSEANSHLHRAEALLYLQPGDVSYNPMSQAKLSLENAIALSDANGYTKLKIDSYKIASYIALKQNDYIKAEANLEIYERRNDSIYQVYLNAISKGVDAETSVGDLTNIILAQKDDLDKKQKSINFGKMTTGLSIALIVILSLLTLSLYKNNNLRAKANELLQDKNNELLLAKEKAEKASLAKAQFLSTITHELRTPLYAVTGLTHLLMEENPLAHQKEHLNSLKFSGEYLLSLINNILDLNKLEANKVEIEKTNFSLKKRINDVLIALKKSADDRKNNLHLEYDESIPDKLVGDPLKLSQVLINLIGNSVKFTQNGDVFVRIGKIDQKGNKVSLHFEIEDNGVGISKKKQKSIFETFSQASLQINRKFGGTGLGLSIVKNLLELMGSKIQLESQLGKGSKFWFNINFEVSEDSSDSINSNNITYEIDYDALENRRVLVVEDNKINQMITKKILEKNKMVCMVADNGMEAIELVKEHNFDVILMDIHMPGISGIEATQKIREFNKKLPIIALTAVTIDENLDDFYRAGFNEIIPKPFKTEEFFEKIFRTLAGRKSPVDS
- a CDS encoding lmo0937 family membrane protein, with product MRDLIWLIVVILLVGWLIGYFGFGDAVGSLIHILLVLAIIGILYRLATGRKP
- the msrA gene encoding peptide-methionine (S)-S-oxide reductase MsrA; the protein is MKNHILLFISVILVTLSGSCKPSNEKNKVEEAMAQKEIAPIEVESINGMKRAYFASGCFWCVEAVYESVKGVKEVISGYSGGHTQNPTYESSNTGRTGHAEAVEVIYDPKIVSFATLVDVYFGSQNVTQVNGQGPDRGSQYRSIIFYQTNEEKSIIDKKIALLNEALGNQKVAAQVLPFQKFWDAEGYHQDYEKLNPNNPYIQNVSIPRLRKFQEKFPELLKETAGH
- a CDS encoding GNAT family N-acetyltransferase, which translates into the protein MMDVSISENKDKKRFETKVEGKTAFIEYIRAQESVYLTHTEVPKELEGKGIASSMVKQVLIQIKEEGNKLVPLCPFVAAYVKRHPEWKEILAKGYNV
- a CDS encoding class I SAM-dependent methyltransferase, with translation MDVNKAFEINKDTWNKRVAIHAASNFYNLEKFKKGVTSLHSYELEALGAITGKSVLHLQCHFGQDTLSLSRMGAKCTGVDISEVAISLAGKLNTELHLDARFVCCNVLDTSLYIEETFDIVITSYGTIGWLPDLKPWAQMISERLKPGGMFYIVEFHPIAWMFDYTVSPPQLKYGYQQKDAIYEEYEGSYADKNAKITSKEYGWNHGLGEIITSLSDAGLQIDFLQEHDASPYNIFPGLEENPNGLFELPFKQYPLIFEIKAVKPLQ
- the lpxK gene encoding tetraacyldisaccharide 4'-kinase, with protein sequence MKLLRKLLFPFAILYGGITALRNYAYNKGWLESRTYKIPIICVGNLSTGGTGKSPMIQYLASFLMDEYKVAVLSRGYKRKTKGYREVSLNSSAWEVGDEPLQMKQNFPESIVAVCADRREGIEKLQKRADIILLDDAFQHRKVKASTTILLTSFPDLYIEDYMLPTGNLREFRSGADRADIIVVTKCPEGVAYAKLQEIQFRMDLKPHQKIYFSRIGYDDSIYGKAEIQSLDYLRNKPFTLVTGIANPKPLVDFLTRKQFVFTHEKFPDHHDFSDATIEKLKKKEIVLTTEKDYMRLQPKLEKFALYYLPIKTVILNEQEEFFVETIFDAIDKHRYN
- the gap gene encoding type I glyceraldehyde-3-phosphate dehydrogenase, with the translated sequence MEKSIKIGINGFGRIGRTLFRLLLHHPSIEVVAVNDISDTKTLSHLLKYDSIHGILREEISYSENEISVAGKSVRFSSERNIEKINWRNVDIVIECSGKFKTRMQLENHIKNGGKKVILSVPSVDDNIKTVVLGVNDSILSAEDTIISNASCTTNNAAPMLKIINDLCGVEQAYITTVHSYTTDQSLHDQPHRDLRRARAAGQSIVPTTTGAAKALTKIFPELASAIGGCGIRVPVPNGSLTDMTINVKNEVTIEAINNAFKLASETNLKNILQYTEDPIVSIDIVGNTHSCIFDAEMTSVIGKMVKIIGWYDNETGYSSRIVDLILQFPQK